One genomic region from Alteromonas pelagimontana encodes:
- a CDS encoding CBS domain-containing protein, producing the protein MKIESIVQTVNHHLSPDNKMSDVAKLLEHEGKTALPVINHDGTLLGLVTKREMAEASAGAPAGAPDRGIGELVKPVGITCSLNDDIEDLARQASSQSQTHVAVVDDQGGLVGIADLSPYQKDAGGVQHREEAVDEALEETFPASDPISPQ; encoded by the coding sequence ATGAAAATCGAATCGATTGTACAGACTGTTAACCACCATCTTAGCCCTGATAACAAAATGTCTGACGTGGCAAAATTGCTGGAACATGAAGGAAAAACTGCATTGCCTGTAATCAACCATGACGGCACCTTGCTTGGCCTGGTAACCAAACGGGAGATGGCAGAGGCAAGCGCAGGAGCTCCCGCCGGCGCCCCGGATCGAGGGATTGGCGAACTCGTAAAGCCCGTGGGAATTACCTGCTCTCTTAACGACGATATTGAGGACCTGGCCAGACAGGCCTCGAGCCAAAGCCAGACCCATGTGGCGGTGGTTGATGATCAGGGAGGTTTGGTAGGGATTGCAGATTTAAGCCCGTACCAGAAGGATGCAGGCGGCGTGCAGCATCGTGAAGAAGCTGTAGATGAGGCGCTGGAAGAAACTTTTCCTGCCAGTGACCCTATTTCTCCGCAGTAA
- a CDS encoding diacylglycerol kinase: MQKMTKKTSALTFDPTCKPKGMKRLVLAWQNSLKALLWVVRNEAAFRQELVVLFASLIVLSVWRIPLLEKALLLSSVLFVLFAEIINTALEVTIDRIGREVHPLSGLAKDLGSAGVLLAMVVASVLWLTIIVSTTGSEEFQEYNLLKETSDRDK, translated from the coding sequence ATGCAAAAGATGACCAAAAAAACGTCTGCATTAACCTTTGACCCCACCTGTAAACCGAAAGGTATGAAGCGTCTTGTTCTTGCATGGCAAAATTCATTGAAAGCTTTGTTATGGGTTGTCCGGAATGAAGCGGCATTCAGACAAGAATTGGTCGTATTGTTCGCTTCGCTAATTGTGCTATCCGTCTGGCGCATACCTTTGCTAGAAAAAGCTTTGCTGTTATCGTCTGTACTCTTCGTGCTATTCGCAGAAATTATTAACACCGCACTTGAAGTGACAATTGACAGGATTGGTAGGGAGGTTCACCCCTTATCAGGACTTGCCAAAGACCTTGGATCCGCAGGCGTTTTACTTGCAATGGTAGTCGCAAGTGTGCTTTGGCTGACAATAATCGTAAGCACTACAGGCTCTGAGGAATTTCAAGAGTACAACTTATTAAAAGAAACTTCAGATAGAGATAAATGA
- a CDS encoding phosphoethanolamine transferase has translation MQLKRSVNLTPSSAQFIVLTSVLITVIFNYPFISAAYESVSPLTFWDWIFLLTVPLLLTLINIIFLSLFGALLFPRLTVAITFLVSSPLLYASLVYGVVFDSSMIQNVMETNSGEAFSYLNLSFLLFLLLLGLVPVFAILNQDIQNCFTSHLAKMLFVNLLALLGLTVIGVLFYKDYASVGRNNKALVKQIIPYAFYDAGYKYLRNIYFNPPLPYRILDQKPYLIESSQSSFKTVVMVVGETARADKFGVNGYIRNTTPQITEKGAISFANVTSCGTATAVSVPCMFSRLGREQYESRVAESQDNVLDIINRAGTKVTWIDNNSSCKGACNRIETIEFDPGRDPTLCDGDFCYDEILVNLLRLSLSKPPNLNQLIVLHMIGSHGPTYYRRYPKKFARFTPDCQRSDIQNCKEEELINTYDNTIAYTDYVLGNIIEALKTVPNSSMLYLSDHGESLGEKGLYLHGFPYNLAPKEQTHIPMIYWDSTFTDRAYKSCIDQLAHNSFSHDNLYDTLIGLTNVSSVTYQPTMDMFKLCKR, from the coding sequence TTGCAATTAAAACGTTCAGTCAATCTTACGCCGTCTTCAGCTCAGTTCATCGTTCTGACATCGGTACTCATCACGGTCATATTTAATTATCCTTTTATTTCAGCAGCATACGAAAGCGTGTCTCCACTAACCTTTTGGGATTGGATTTTCTTACTGACCGTTCCTTTACTACTTACACTCATTAACATCATATTCCTGAGCCTCTTTGGCGCGCTCTTGTTCCCGCGCTTAACGGTAGCGATCACTTTCCTGGTTAGTTCACCATTACTCTATGCCTCACTGGTTTACGGAGTGGTTTTTGATAGCAGCATGATCCAGAACGTCATGGAGACAAATTCGGGGGAGGCATTTTCTTATCTGAATTTGAGCTTTCTGTTGTTTCTTCTTTTACTGGGCTTAGTTCCTGTATTTGCCATTCTTAATCAGGATATCCAGAACTGCTTTACTTCTCACTTAGCAAAAATGCTCTTTGTTAACCTGCTTGCTTTATTAGGACTGACCGTTATTGGTGTCCTTTTTTATAAAGATTACGCTTCTGTAGGAAGAAACAACAAGGCTTTAGTAAAACAGATAATTCCTTATGCATTTTATGATGCGGGTTACAAGTACTTGCGCAACATCTACTTTAATCCTCCGCTCCCTTACAGAATATTAGATCAAAAACCCTACCTGATTGAGAGCAGCCAATCGTCTTTTAAAACGGTTGTTATGGTGGTGGGAGAAACGGCCAGAGCGGATAAATTCGGAGTTAACGGATACATACGAAATACTACACCCCAAATTACTGAAAAAGGAGCGATAAGCTTTGCGAATGTGACGTCTTGCGGTACGGCAACTGCGGTGTCTGTCCCCTGCATGTTTTCTAGACTGGGAAGAGAGCAATACGAATCGAGGGTTGCTGAAAGTCAGGATAATGTTCTGGATATCATCAACCGGGCAGGCACTAAAGTCACGTGGATTGATAATAATAGTAGCTGCAAAGGCGCGTGTAACAGAATAGAAACGATAGAATTTGATCCTGGAAGAGATCCGACGCTATGCGACGGCGACTTTTGCTATGATGAAATTCTCGTTAACCTTCTGCGCTTATCTCTCAGCAAGCCACCAAATTTAAATCAATTAATCGTTCTGCATATGATTGGTTCGCATGGACCGACCTACTATCGTCGGTATCCGAAAAAATTCGCAAGATTTACACCCGATTGCCAAAGAAGCGACATTCAAAATTGTAAAGAAGAAGAGCTGATTAATACTTACGATAATACAATCGCTTACACGGACTATGTACTCGGCAATATCATAGAAGCGCTAAAGACAGTTCCCAATTCGTCAATGCTGTATCTGTCTGATCATGGGGAGTCGCTAGGAGAGAAAGGGCTGTATTTACATGGATTTCCTTATAATCTTGCGCCGAAAGAACAAACCCATATACCAATGATTTATTGGGACTCAACGTTTACCGACAGAGCATACAAGTCGTGCATCGACCAACTGGCTCATAACTCATTTTCTCACGATAATCTTTATGACACGCTAATAGGCTTAACCAATGTCAGCAGCGTGACCTATCAACCAACAATGGATATGTTTAAGCTATGCAAAAGATGA
- a CDS encoding ArnT family glycosyltransferase has translation MNIFDNKKQLYDVYTISLFTLAIGLIFLGLGLRDPWPADEPRFAQIAKEMVETGNWFFPTRAGEYYPDKPPVFMWAIAFFFVLTGSIKMAFLLPSALSALLTLFLVYDLGKRFWGRKEALVATATLLFCLQFLLQAKSAQIDAMVTCWITISCYGLLRFLLLERRWCWYYLAFFFMGIGVITKGVGFLPVFMLIPYYFYQKIHLQTGNQEKESYVVVRWLAGPIIMLVAIALWFLPMLLMVHYSQDVALIHYRDNILFKQTVTRYADSWHHIKPFWYYIVEVIPVFWLPVSLALPWLIPYWYRAIKERDGRIILPLAWIVLLVFFFSLSPGKRGVYVFPALPMLALICAPYFITLARRRHFTWLLWSLVFILSSALLFLGVAGIAKADFAMKLGNKFTISPWLLFFTIGMLGVIITTFTIRQRRWLVWPLFISMLWGGYSIWGYTLLNEIKTPKTIFQKIDAVVGEQEATIALVDFSEQFVLFSPYPVVHFGYHTASDSQIRAAYAWLKDVSTDRYVLIDESHLTDICFDQSKVIQVGYAHRTNWVLLSGKAMKAVCPLPDKDIETFMYRSH, from the coding sequence ATGAATATATTCGATAATAAAAAGCAGCTGTATGACGTCTATACAATATCGCTTTTTACTCTTGCTATTGGGCTTATTTTTTTAGGGTTGGGACTTCGTGATCCATGGCCTGCAGACGAACCCCGCTTTGCACAAATTGCAAAAGAGATGGTAGAAACGGGTAATTGGTTCTTTCCGACAAGGGCTGGAGAATATTACCCGGACAAACCTCCGGTTTTTATGTGGGCAATCGCCTTCTTCTTCGTTTTGACAGGCTCAATAAAAATGGCTTTCTTGTTGCCATCCGCATTAAGCGCTTTACTAACTTTGTTTCTAGTTTACGATCTGGGCAAGAGGTTTTGGGGGCGAAAGGAAGCACTAGTCGCAACTGCCACGCTACTGTTTTGCTTGCAATTTTTGCTACAGGCTAAGTCTGCACAAATTGATGCTATGGTTACCTGCTGGATTACCATCAGTTGCTACGGATTATTACGGTTTCTTTTACTTGAGCGACGTTGGTGCTGGTATTATCTGGCATTTTTCTTTATGGGGATTGGCGTTATCACTAAAGGCGTTGGGTTTCTTCCCGTATTTATGCTGATCCCTTATTATTTCTATCAAAAAATACACCTTCAAACCGGTAATCAGGAAAAGGAAAGTTACGTCGTAGTTCGCTGGCTGGCTGGACCGATTATTATGCTTGTCGCTATTGCTTTATGGTTTTTACCCATGCTTCTGATGGTTCATTACAGTCAGGATGTGGCACTTATTCACTATCGCGACAATATCCTATTTAAACAGACCGTTACCCGATATGCCGATTCATGGCACCATATCAAACCATTCTGGTACTACATCGTTGAAGTGATCCCTGTATTTTGGCTACCAGTTAGTCTGGCGTTACCCTGGCTAATTCCGTACTGGTACAGAGCTATAAAGGAAAGGGACGGGCGAATCATTCTCCCATTGGCATGGATTGTCTTACTGGTGTTTTTTTTCAGCCTCAGTCCAGGGAAACGCGGAGTGTATGTGTTTCCTGCGTTACCCATGCTGGCACTCATTTGCGCTCCTTATTTCATCACATTAGCTCGCAGACGCCACTTTACATGGCTGCTGTGGAGCTTAGTATTTATTTTATCTTCTGCACTGCTTTTTCTCGGCGTGGCGGGTATTGCTAAAGCCGATTTTGCAATGAAGCTTGGCAATAAATTCACTATCTCTCCATGGCTGTTGTTTTTCACCATCGGCATGCTCGGAGTCATCATTACCACTTTTACAATTCGACAGCGACGCTGGCTAGTCTGGCCACTATTTATATCTATGCTTTGGGGAGGTTATAGTATCTGGGGATATACTCTTCTCAACGAGATAAAAACACCTAAAACTATCTTCCAGAAGATTGACGCTGTTGTCGGAGAGCAGGAAGCAACCATTGCGCTGGTAGATTTCTCGGAACAATTTGTTTTATTTTCACCGTACCCAGTGGTTCATTTTGGCTATCACACCGCAAGTGATAGTCAGATTCGCGCAGCCTATGCGTGGTTGAAAGATGTAAGCACCGACCGATACGTGCTTATTGATGAAAGTCATCTCACAGACATATGTTTCGATCAGAGCAAGGTAATTCAGGTCGGATACGCACACCGAACAAACTGGGTGCTGCTATCGGGAAAGGCGATGAAAGCCGTTTGCCCTTTGCCGGATAAGGATATAGAGACTTTCATGTACAGATCGCACTGA
- a CDS encoding TVP38/TMEM64 family protein, translated as MKKTIIQLLILMVCILLISQIVSLLPSFDSFNQKWVDSYTRNNSMNGILNFILLSVLLVSLGFPRQLSAFIGGYTFGFAEGLLYSTLAVTVSCGTVFFISRYFARPLVTRYFNPKIIILDKFLNSEPFIKSIIVRLLPLGNNLLTNLIAGVSRIRPIPFISGSAIGFTPQMAVFALMGKGIMINSEIKIIISTLLFTLSGALSGYLVKKYRDQSTNNCQLECSRSHLSKHKSNEYIR; from the coding sequence ATGAAAAAAACAATAATTCAGCTGCTCATTCTGATGGTGTGTATTTTGCTCATCAGTCAGATCGTTTCGTTACTACCCTCTTTTGATTCATTTAATCAAAAGTGGGTAGACAGCTATACGCGAAATAACAGTATGAACGGAATATTAAATTTTATATTACTCTCCGTGCTGCTCGTGTCGCTAGGCTTTCCCAGACAACTGTCAGCATTTATAGGTGGATACACTTTCGGCTTTGCTGAGGGACTTCTCTATTCTACTTTAGCGGTCACTGTAAGCTGTGGAACGGTGTTTTTCATCTCCCGATACTTTGCCAGACCTCTCGTCACCCGTTACTTTAATCCTAAGATAATAATATTGGACAAGTTTCTAAATTCCGAACCATTTATAAAATCCATTATTGTTCGTTTACTTCCTTTAGGGAATAACTTGCTTACCAACCTTATAGCCGGTGTCTCCAGAATTAGACCCATCCCCTTTATTAGTGGCTCAGCCATCGGCTTTACCCCTCAAATGGCCGTCTTTGCGCTGATGGGAAAAGGAATAATGATTAACTCCGAAATAAAAATCATCATTAGTACATTACTGTTTACTCTGTCTGGCGCATTGAGTGGATACCTTGTGAAGAAATATCGAGATCAATCTACAAACAACTGCCAACTGGAATGTTCACGGAGCCATTTATCAAAGCACAAATCTAATGAATATATTCGATAA
- a CDS encoding glycosyltransferase family 2 protein, producing the protein MKISVVIPAKNEEGNLKPLVDEIYRTFDDDSSYEIIYVDDGSTDNTYQKLLYLHANGYQRLKVLKHRCSVGQSGAIWTGVSYAKGELIVTLDADGQNDPADIPSLLAEAYQLPVGSNFCVAGYRKNRKDTTWKCLQSKLANAVRSRILGDDTPDTGCGLKVFPRTTFLSLPYFDHMHRFLPALIRRQGGLIKVVSVNHRERQFGKSKYNMLGRLGVGLVDMAGVLWLQKRNKRITAIPDNENLR; encoded by the coding sequence GTGAAAATTTCGGTTGTAATACCTGCAAAAAATGAGGAAGGAAATTTAAAGCCTCTTGTCGATGAAATTTATCGCACTTTTGACGATGACTCTAGTTATGAGATTATCTACGTCGACGATGGAAGCACTGATAATACGTATCAAAAATTGCTTTATCTTCATGCAAACGGCTATCAACGTCTCAAAGTGCTAAAACATAGATGTTCTGTAGGCCAAAGTGGCGCGATCTGGACCGGCGTGAGTTACGCAAAAGGCGAACTTATTGTAACCCTTGATGCTGATGGACAAAACGATCCAGCGGATATTCCGTCACTGCTTGCAGAAGCATACCAACTTCCCGTAGGAAGTAATTTCTGTGTTGCTGGCTACCGAAAAAATAGAAAAGACACCACTTGGAAATGTCTGCAATCAAAACTGGCAAATGCAGTAAGAAGCAGAATCCTTGGCGACGATACCCCCGATACCGGATGCGGATTAAAAGTCTTTCCGAGAACCACATTTTTGTCATTGCCTTACTTCGACCATATGCACCGTTTCTTGCCCGCGCTAATAAGACGCCAGGGTGGATTGATAAAAGTTGTCAGCGTTAATCATCGGGAACGGCAATTTGGGAAGTCGAAGTACAATATGTTGGGGCGACTGGGTGTAGGGCTTGTTGATATGGCCGGTGTTCTATGGCTGCAAAAACGGAACAAACGTATTACCGCCATTCCAGATAACGAAAACTTACGCTAA
- a CDS encoding response regulator transcription factor gives MRILFIEDSTSLRNSLSLGLEKLGYSVDVSADGAEGLSMALMGSYDILILDMMLPEIDGMTILKSLRKKNVDVRVLILSARSDADDKVSGILSGADDYLTKPFSFDELCARLVSLMRRGAATYTDDKVVIGDFTLDVQSKNLAFQGSPIDLTPNEYKVTECMFLNRGKVVSSEKLSEFISGSYDYVSKNAIEAHLSSARKKVRKFGATLPIKSKRGFGYVIVESDEIDS, from the coding sequence ATGAGAATATTGTTTATAGAAGACTCTACCTCGCTGAGAAACAGTCTCAGTCTCGGTCTTGAGAAGCTGGGTTATTCGGTAGACGTGTCGGCTGATGGAGCTGAAGGACTTAGTATGGCCTTGATGGGAAGCTATGACATTTTGATCCTGGACATGATGCTGCCGGAAATCGACGGCATGACTATATTAAAGTCACTAAGAAAGAAAAATGTAGATGTAAGAGTGCTTATTCTTTCTGCGCGCTCTGATGCAGACGATAAAGTCAGCGGCATTTTATCGGGGGCAGATGATTATCTTACCAAGCCTTTTTCTTTTGATGAGTTGTGTGCACGTTTGGTCAGTTTGATGAGACGAGGAGCGGCCACATATACCGATGATAAAGTGGTAATTGGCGATTTTACTCTGGACGTGCAATCGAAAAACTTAGCCTTTCAAGGCAGTCCTATCGATCTTACTCCTAATGAATATAAGGTTACGGAGTGCATGTTTTTGAATCGCGGCAAAGTGGTGTCATCGGAAAAGCTCAGCGAGTTCATTTCTGGCAGTTACGATTACGTGTCGAAAAACGCTATTGAAGCACACCTGTCCTCAGCCAGAAAAAAAGTTAGAAAATTCGGTGCAACTTTGCCGATCAAGAGCAAACGAGGCTTTGGTTACGTGATAGTGGAGTCAGATGAAATCGATTCGTAA